The proteins below come from a single Oerskovia jenensis genomic window:
- a CDS encoding phospholipase D-like domain-containing protein, producing MRPSKTSPVQLARSVMARAAVLAVAVPMTVATGLVIADAIRKRRVTDPSKFPRSAPAEGSVGETSTTIFTYGDDLYREMLAAIRGAERRIMLETYIWKGDELGKEFKDALVEASERGVEVFVIYDGFANLVVPREFLTFPEPIHVIRYPVFRPGVLVLNVRKSGRDHRKILVVDDEIGFVGGYNIGSLYATQWRDTHIRLAGPSTWELRNAFVDFWNSNRKQGQPRLEDPGSRLWLPELRAARNAPAHLVFPIRGIYLDAIDRASDHIYITQAYFIPDREILDALLMAAQRGVDVRVLVPERSNHVVADWLSKGLYTTLLRGGVTIWLYKDAMVHAKTATIDGRWTTIGTANIDRLSLTGNYEVNLEIVDAGIAAQMEKVYDVDLSNCRELTLEEWSSRSLAAKLGEVALTPLRPLL from the coding sequence GTGCGCCCCTCGAAGACGTCCCCCGTCCAGCTCGCCCGATCGGTGATGGCCCGCGCGGCAGTCCTCGCGGTGGCGGTCCCCATGACCGTCGCCACAGGGCTGGTGATCGCGGACGCCATCCGCAAGCGTCGCGTCACCGACCCCAGCAAGTTCCCCCGGTCGGCCCCGGCCGAGGGAAGCGTCGGCGAGACGTCCACGACGATCTTCACCTACGGTGACGACCTCTACCGTGAGATGCTCGCCGCGATCCGGGGCGCTGAGCGCCGCATCATGCTGGAGACCTACATCTGGAAGGGCGACGAGCTCGGCAAGGAGTTCAAGGACGCACTGGTCGAGGCCAGCGAGCGCGGCGTCGAGGTCTTCGTCATCTACGACGGGTTCGCGAACCTCGTGGTGCCCCGCGAGTTCCTGACCTTCCCCGAACCCATCCACGTGATCCGCTACCCGGTCTTCCGCCCGGGAGTCCTGGTCCTCAACGTCCGCAAGTCGGGCCGGGACCACCGCAAGATCCTGGTGGTCGACGACGAGATCGGGTTCGTCGGCGGGTACAACATCGGCTCCCTGTACGCGACGCAGTGGAGGGACACCCACATCCGGCTCGCGGGGCCGTCGACCTGGGAGCTGCGCAACGCGTTCGTCGACTTCTGGAACTCGAACCGCAAGCAGGGCCAGCCGCGCCTCGAGGACCCGGGGTCACGTCTGTGGCTCCCGGAGCTCCGCGCGGCCCGCAACGCGCCCGCCCACCTGGTCTTCCCCATCCGCGGCATCTACCTGGACGCGATCGACCGGGCTTCGGACCACATCTACATCACGCAGGCGTACTTCATCCCCGACCGCGAGATCCTCGACGCCCTGCTCATGGCGGCCCAGCGTGGCGTCGACGTCCGTGTCCTGGTGCCCGAGCGGTCCAACCACGTCGTGGCGGACTGGCTCTCCAAGGGGCTGTACACGACGCTGCTGCGCGGCGGGGTGACGATCTGGCTGTACAAGGACGCGATGGTCCACGCCAAGACGGCCACGATCGACGGTCGGTGGACCACGATCGGCACCGCGAACATCGACCGCCTCAGCCTCACGGGCAACTACGAGGTCAACCTCGAGATCGTCGATGCCGGCATCGCGGCGCAGATGGAGAAGGTGTACGACGTCGATCTCAGCAACTGCCGCGAGCTCACGCTCGAGGAGTGGTCGAGCCGCTCGCTCGCGGCGAAGCTCGGCGAGGTCGCGCTCACCCCGTTGCGCCCGCTGCTCTAG
- a CDS encoding tyrosine-type recombinase/integrase — translation MVAPPRLRRVTVAEAVSTYLSSVSAETLRGVLSPTTQRNYERDLREFSSLAGAETVLDDITGADIDDVLLRYQITPDGRYTDPRTKPDGPGRSAATVNRFRQSISRFFTHAARDGWVQADPMQWAAPPARLRGGLRVARTALSATAAQALLVTASTKPRPTEGTPTAVTSGAGRPRPDHDLAVRDRLIIALLLILGPRVSEVARADVDDFVREPDQTRWRIKGKGGAVRTVSLSEPLARALDEYLAALRPALLARRSGDADAARALLLTWRGRRIDAQAIRALLNRCVARMPEEYRRAATPHALRHTTATLLVAQGWDVKVIAELLGHASIATTGVYLDRIEGELAAAIRSHPLSTGLPAEMGSEGLPETDIAQENAVPGS, via the coding sequence GTGGTCGCCCCTCCTCGCCTTCGCCGCGTCACCGTCGCCGAGGCGGTCTCCACGTACCTCTCCTCCGTCTCGGCGGAGACGCTCCGTGGTGTCCTCTCCCCCACGACCCAGCGCAACTACGAGCGCGACCTGCGGGAGTTCTCCTCGCTCGCCGGCGCCGAGACCGTCCTCGACGACATCACCGGCGCCGACATCGACGACGTCCTCCTGCGGTACCAGATCACCCCGGACGGGCGGTACACCGACCCGCGGACCAAGCCCGACGGCCCGGGACGTTCGGCCGCGACCGTCAACAGGTTCCGCCAGTCGATCTCCCGGTTCTTCACGCACGCGGCCCGCGACGGATGGGTCCAGGCCGACCCGATGCAGTGGGCCGCTCCCCCGGCCCGGCTCCGCGGCGGCCTGCGCGTCGCCCGCACCGCGCTGTCGGCGACGGCCGCGCAGGCCCTCCTCGTGACCGCGAGCACCAAGCCGCGGCCGACGGAGGGCACGCCCACCGCCGTGACGAGCGGTGCAGGTCGACCTCGTCCCGACCACGACCTCGCCGTGCGGGACCGGCTCATCATCGCGCTCCTGCTGATCCTGGGCCCGCGGGTCTCGGAGGTCGCCCGCGCGGACGTCGACGACTTCGTCCGCGAACCCGACCAGACCCGCTGGCGCATCAAGGGAAAGGGCGGCGCGGTGCGCACCGTCAGCCTGTCCGAACCCCTTGCACGGGCGCTCGACGAGTACCTCGCCGCGCTCCGGCCCGCGCTGCTTGCGCGCAGATCGGGAGATGCCGATGCCGCCCGGGCTCTCCTGCTGACCTGGCGGGGCCGGCGCATCGACGCCCAGGCGATCCGCGCGCTGCTCAACCGGTGCGTGGCCCGCATGCCCGAGGAGTACCGCCGGGCCGCCACCCCCCACGCCCTGCGCCACACGACCGCCACGCTCCTGGTCGCGCAGGGCTGGGACGTCAAGGTCATCGCCGAGCTCCTGGGTCACGCGTCGATCGCCACGACGGGCGTCTACCTCGACCGGATCGAGGGTGAGCTCGCCGCCGCGATCCGCTCCCATCCCCTGTCGACCGGCCTGCCCGCGGAGATGGGCAGCGAAGGACTCCCCGAAACGGACATAGCCCAAGAAAACGCCGTGCCTGGGTCGTGA
- a CDS encoding TetR family transcriptional regulator: MSRTPDEYRRTQLVAGALDHLQNTGLSGFTLRSLAPHLGTSARMLVHYFGTRDALLEAVLVEHRRRTIAALDAVADTDPRVVARSAWAGMTDPAHTGHLTLMLQVLTTSLEEGSPHREIAQDAVTAWVVHVERLLVGTGRTPDAARVDATLLTSGFKGLLLDRLVTGDLSRTDAAAQRLVDLLLAP; this comes from the coding sequence GTGTCGCGCACCCCCGACGAATACCGCCGTACCCAGCTCGTCGCCGGCGCGCTCGACCACCTCCAGAACACGGGCCTGAGCGGCTTCACCCTGCGATCCCTCGCCCCCCACCTCGGCACGAGCGCCCGGATGCTCGTGCACTACTTCGGGACACGGGACGCGCTCCTCGAGGCCGTCCTCGTCGAGCACCGTCGTCGCACGATCGCGGCCCTCGACGCGGTCGCGGACACCGACCCACGGGTCGTCGCGCGGTCGGCCTGGGCAGGCATGACCGACCCCGCCCACACCGGGCACCTCACGCTCATGCTCCAGGTCCTCACGACGTCCCTCGAGGAGGGGAGCCCGCACCGCGAGATCGCCCAGGACGCCGTCACGGCGTGGGTCGTGCACGTCGAGCGGCTGCTCGTCGGCACCGGACGCACGCCCGACGCCGCCCGCGTGGACGCCACGCTCCTCACGTCGGGCTTCAAGGGGCTCCTGCTGGACCGTCTCGTCACGGGGGACCTGTCGCGGACGGACGCCGCGGCCCAGCGGCTCGTCGACCTCCTGCTCGCCCCCTAG
- a CDS encoding iron chaperone yields the protein MTGTTKSTSTSKAYEGFSAEERAAMKERAKELKASTNRAEAEKAQLEKIAELSEPDRSMASRIHELVAEHAPSLAPKTWYGMPGWAKDGKILCFFQPAEKFGARYPTFGFNDVAQLDDGTLWPVAFALTELTPENEATIADLVKRAAG from the coding sequence ATGACCGGCACCACGAAGTCGACCTCGACCAGCAAGGCCTACGAGGGCTTCTCGGCCGAGGAGCGCGCGGCGATGAAGGAGCGGGCCAAGGAGCTCAAGGCGTCCACGAACCGGGCCGAGGCGGAGAAGGCCCAGCTCGAGAAGATCGCGGAGCTCTCGGAACCCGACCGCTCCATGGCCTCCCGGATCCATGAGCTCGTCGCCGAGCACGCACCCTCGCTCGCGCCGAAGACCTGGTACGGGATGCCCGGCTGGGCCAAGGACGGCAAGATCCTCTGCTTCTTCCAGCCTGCGGAGAAGTTCGGAGCGCGCTACCCGACGTTCGGTTTCAACGACGTGGCACAGCTCGACGACGGCACCCTGTGGCCCGTCGCGTTCGCGCTCACGGAGCTGACGCCGGAGAACGAGGCGACGATCGCGGACCTCGTGAAGCGGGCGGCGGGCTGA
- a CDS encoding MerR family transcriptional regulator, with the protein MNSSGRAGAEPGAPVSHAAQGLLFGEDITEHDTTTGYRGPTACRVAGITYRQLDYWARTGLVEPTVRPASGSGTHRLYGFRDILVLKIVKRLLDTGVSLQQIRTAVEHLRERGVNDLAQITLMSDGASVYECTSADEVVDLVQGGQGVFGIAVGRVWREVEGTLSDMPAESLGDEETPNAPTEDELELRRRARSAG; encoded by the coding sequence GTGAACAGCAGCGGCAGAGCTGGAGCAGAGCCGGGTGCTCCTGTTTCCCACGCGGCCCAGGGACTGCTGTTCGGCGAGGACATCACCGAGCACGACACCACCACCGGATACCGCGGCCCCACGGCGTGCCGCGTCGCGGGCATCACCTATCGGCAGCTGGACTACTGGGCCCGCACGGGGCTGGTCGAGCCGACGGTCCGCCCGGCCTCCGGCTCGGGGACGCACCGGCTCTACGGCTTTCGCGACATCCTCGTCCTCAAGATCGTCAAGAGACTCCTCGACACCGGGGTCTCGCTGCAGCAGATCCGCACCGCGGTCGAGCACCTGCGCGAGCGCGGTGTCAACGACCTGGCGCAGATCACGCTCATGAGCGACGGTGCGAGCGTGTACGAGTGCACGTCCGCGGACGAGGTCGTCGACCTGGTCCAAGGGGGGCAGGGAGTGTTCGGCATCGCGGTGGGACGTGTCTGGCGCGAGGTCGAGGGAACGTTGAGCGACATGCCGGCGGAGTCCCTGGGGGACGAGGAGACACCGAACGCGCCGACCGAGGACGAGCTCGAGCTCCGTCGTCGGGCACGCAGCGCGGGCTGA
- a CDS encoding MBL fold metallo-hydrolase — translation MRITFHGHSCVAIEHAGTTLTLDPGTFADTSAALVAPGTILVTHAHPDHLDVDAVSTALATDPQLRIVGPEAVFDRLGETPDGERLRLVEPGDVLTIGSISVLVGGGQHALIHPDVPRAANVTYLVAADGARAYHPGDSFSPPLTDDRLDVLLAPVSAPWMKVAEGIDFVRALDPWTVVPIHDAILSPAGLGLVHRLFGEARTGGTYDYRPLEVGGHLDVTPHSPQETNMTEASHRDPEAVARELLREHPEFEAVPVLEIDETVPPRPEEEIADAAREQEGLRGR, via the coding sequence ATGCGCATCACGTTCCACGGTCACTCCTGCGTCGCGATCGAGCACGCAGGAACCACGCTCACCCTCGATCCCGGGACCTTCGCGGACACCTCGGCGGCGCTCGTAGCCCCCGGGACGATCCTCGTGACCCATGCCCACCCGGACCACCTCGACGTCGACGCCGTGAGCACGGCGCTGGCGACCGATCCGCAGCTGCGGATCGTCGGACCGGAAGCGGTGTTCGACCGACTGGGGGAGACGCCCGACGGCGAACGCCTCCGGCTGGTCGAGCCGGGTGACGTCCTGACGATCGGGTCGATCTCCGTGCTGGTCGGGGGAGGGCAGCACGCCCTCATCCACCCGGACGTGCCACGCGCCGCGAACGTGACCTATCTCGTGGCCGCGGACGGCGCCCGCGCCTACCACCCCGGGGACTCGTTCAGCCCACCCCTGACCGACGACCGCCTCGACGTGCTCCTCGCCCCGGTCTCAGCGCCCTGGATGAAGGTCGCCGAGGGCATCGACTTCGTCCGAGCGCTCGACCCGTGGACCGTGGTCCCGATCCACGACGCGATCCTGTCCCCGGCCGGGCTCGGCCTGGTGCACCGACTGTTCGGCGAGGCGCGAACCGGCGGCACCTACGACTACCGCCCGCTCGAGGTGGGCGGGCACCTCGACGTCACCCCGCACAGCCCCCAGGAGACGAACATGACCGAAGCGTCGCACCGTGATCCGGAGGCCGTCGCGCGCGAGCTCCTGCGCGAGCACCCGGAGTTCGAGGCGGTACCCGTGCTCGAGATCGACGAGACCGTCCCTCCCCGCCCCGAGGAGGAGATCGCGGACGCGGCGAGGGAACAGGAAGGTCTGCGGGGACGCTAG
- a CDS encoding pyruvate carboxylase: MFSKVLVANRAEIAVRAFRAAYELGSRTVAVFPYEDRNSEHRLKADEAYRIGEEGHPVRAYLDIEEIVRVAKDAGADAIYPGYGFLSENPDLARACQEAGIAFVGPPPEVLELAGNKVRALKAAKEAGIPVLASSEPSSDIDELIAAADEIGFPIFAKAVAGGGGRGMRRVDRREDLPEALAAAMREADGAFGDPTMFLEQAVLRPRHIEVQILADGQGDVVHLYERDCSVQRRHQKVIEIAPAPNLDPAIRDALCADAVKFARSIGYQNAGTVEFLLDTVGERAGQHVFIEMNPRIQVEHTVTEEVTDIDLVSSQMRIAAGETLADLGIRQEDVHVNGAALQSRITTEDPSNGFRPDTGRIVAYRSPGGAGVRLDGATATAGSEISGHFDSMLVKLTCRGRDYPTAVRRARRALAEFRIRGIRTNIPFLQAVLSDAEFIAGNLSTSFIDERPELLAARESADRGTRLLSYLGDVTVNRPHGPGTGAIDPTAKLPALDLSVAPVPGSRQQLLELGPEGFARALRSETTVKVTDTTFRDAHQSLLATRVRTHDLLQVAPYVARLTPQLLSVEAWGGATYDVALRFLGEDPWARLAALREAMPNVALQMLLRGRNTVGYTPYPTEVTEAFVREAAATGVDIFRIFDALNDVEQMRPAIDAVRATGTAVAEVALCYTGNLLDPAETLYTLDYYLELADRIVDAGAHVLAIKDMAGLLRPAAAARLVTALRERFDLPVHLHTHDTSGGQMATLMAAVAAGVDAVDVASAAMAGTTSQPSMSALVAGLEHTERDTGLSLRAVCDLEPYWEAVRRLYAPFESGLSSPTGRVYEHEIPGGQLSNLRQQAIALGLGDQFEQIESTYAAADRILGRLVKVTPSSKVVGDLALQLVARGADPADFAENPQDYDIPDSVIAFLGGELGDPPGGWPEPFRSKALAGRVVRTAVTPLTVEDQADLDGDSAARRNRLNHLLFAGPTKEFETTRAAFGDVSVLGTQEYLYGLTPGQEVEVSLERGVKLLVGLEAVGVPDERGMRTVMFTLNGQLRPLQVRDRSIEVDASLAEKADPAAPGQIAAPFAGAVTPVVHEGEVVEAGQTVATVEAMKMEAAITTPVGGTVQRVAIGAVQQLEGGDLVLVIV; this comes from the coding sequence GTGTTCTCGAAGGTTCTGGTGGCCAACCGCGCGGAGATCGCGGTTCGGGCGTTTCGCGCGGCGTACGAGCTCGGTTCCCGGACGGTGGCCGTGTTCCCCTACGAGGATCGGAACTCCGAGCACCGCCTGAAGGCGGACGAGGCGTACCGGATCGGCGAGGAGGGGCACCCGGTCAGGGCATACCTCGACATCGAGGAGATCGTGCGCGTCGCCAAGGACGCCGGAGCGGACGCGATCTACCCCGGCTACGGCTTCCTGTCGGAGAACCCGGACCTCGCGAGAGCCTGCCAGGAGGCGGGGATCGCGTTCGTCGGCCCGCCCCCCGAGGTCCTCGAGCTCGCCGGCAACAAGGTACGTGCGCTCAAGGCGGCCAAGGAGGCCGGCATCCCGGTCCTGGCGTCGAGCGAGCCGTCGTCGGACATCGACGAGCTGATCGCGGCCGCGGACGAGATCGGGTTCCCGATCTTCGCGAAGGCCGTCGCCGGGGGAGGCGGGCGCGGCATGCGCCGTGTGGACCGGCGCGAGGACCTGCCCGAGGCCCTCGCGGCCGCGATGCGCGAGGCCGACGGTGCGTTCGGCGACCCGACCATGTTCCTCGAGCAGGCGGTCCTGCGCCCGCGCCACATCGAGGTGCAGATCCTCGCCGACGGCCAGGGCGACGTCGTCCACCTGTACGAGCGCGACTGCTCGGTCCAGCGGCGGCACCAGAAGGTCATCGAGATCGCGCCGGCTCCGAACCTGGACCCGGCGATCCGTGACGCCCTGTGCGCCGACGCCGTGAAGTTCGCCCGGTCCATCGGGTACCAGAACGCGGGCACGGTCGAGTTCCTGCTCGACACCGTGGGGGAGCGGGCCGGTCAGCACGTGTTCATCGAGATGAACCCGCGCATCCAGGTCGAGCACACGGTCACCGAGGAGGTCACCGACATCGACCTCGTCTCGTCGCAGATGCGTATCGCGGCGGGGGAGACCCTGGCGGACCTGGGTATCCGCCAGGAGGACGTGCACGTCAACGGCGCGGCCCTGCAGTCCCGCATCACGACCGAGGACCCCTCGAACGGGTTCCGCCCGGACACCGGCCGGATCGTGGCCTACCGCTCGCCGGGCGGCGCAGGGGTCCGCCTCGACGGCGCGACCGCGACCGCGGGTTCGGAGATCTCGGGTCACTTCGACTCGATGCTCGTCAAGCTCACGTGCCGCGGCCGTGACTACCCGACGGCCGTGCGGCGCGCCCGTCGCGCTCTGGCGGAGTTCCGCATCCGTGGCATCCGCACGAACATCCCGTTCCTGCAGGCGGTCCTCTCGGACGCCGAGTTCATCGCAGGGAACCTGTCGACGTCGTTCATCGACGAGCGCCCCGAGCTGCTCGCCGCCCGCGAGAGCGCCGACCGCGGCACCAGGCTCCTGAGCTACCTGGGTGACGTGACCGTGAACCGCCCCCACGGGCCGGGCACCGGCGCGATCGACCCGACCGCCAAGCTCCCGGCCCTCGACCTGTCGGTGGCCCCCGTGCCCGGCAGCCGTCAGCAGCTCCTCGAGCTGGGCCCCGAGGGGTTCGCCCGCGCCCTGCGGTCCGAGACCACCGTCAAGGTCACCGACACGACGTTCCGTGACGCCCACCAGTCCCTGCTGGCCACCAGGGTCCGTACGCACGACCTGCTCCAGGTCGCTCCGTACGTCGCGCGCCTGACTCCGCAGCTGCTCTCCGTCGAGGCCTGGGGCGGGGCGACCTACGACGTCGCGCTCCGCTTCCTCGGCGAGGACCCGTGGGCGCGCCTCGCGGCGCTGCGCGAAGCGATGCCGAACGTGGCCCTCCAGATGCTGCTGCGCGGACGCAACACGGTGGGCTACACGCCGTACCCGACCGAGGTCACCGAGGCGTTCGTCCGCGAGGCCGCGGCCACGGGCGTCGACATCTTCCGCATCTTCGACGCGCTCAACGACGTCGAGCAGATGCGGCCCGCGATCGACGCCGTGCGCGCGACCGGAACCGCGGTCGCCGAGGTCGCCCTGTGCTACACGGGCAACCTGCTCGACCCGGCCGAGACCCTGTACACGCTGGACTACTACCTCGAGCTCGCCGACCGCATCGTCGACGCGGGCGCCCATGTCCTGGCGATCAAGGACATGGCCGGTCTGCTGCGCCCCGCTGCCGCCGCGCGACTGGTCACGGCCTTGCGCGAGCGCTTCGACCTGCCCGTCCACCTGCACACCCACGACACCTCGGGCGGGCAGATGGCCACTCTCATGGCCGCCGTGGCCGCAGGCGTCGACGCGGTCGACGTCGCGAGCGCTGCGATGGCCGGCACCACGAGCCAACCCTCGATGTCCGCGCTCGTCGCGGGTCTCGAGCACACCGAGCGCGACACGGGGCTGTCCCTGCGCGCGGTGTGCGACCTCGAGCCGTACTGGGAGGCCGTGCGTCGCCTCTACGCACCGTTCGAGTCGGGGCTCTCGAGCCCCACGGGCCGTGTCTACGAGCACGAGATCCCGGGCGGTCAGCTGTCCAACCTGCGCCAGCAGGCCATCGCGCTCGGCCTCGGCGACCAGTTCGAGCAGATCGAGTCCACGTACGCCGCGGCCGACCGCATCCTCGGGCGGCTCGTGAAGGTCACCCCGTCCTCGAAGGTCGTGGGCGACCTCGCGCTGCAGCTCGTCGCCCGTGGCGCAGACCCGGCGGACTTCGCCGAGAACCCTCAGGACTACGACATCCCCGACTCGGTCATCGCGTTCCTGGGTGGCGAGCTGGGTGACCCGCCCGGCGGGTGGCCGGAGCCGTTCCGGAGCAAGGCACTCGCCGGCCGCGTCGTGCGCACGGCGGTCACGCCGCTGACGGTCGAGGACCAGGCCGACCTCGACGGCGACTCGGCCGCTCGACGCAACCGCCTCAACCACCTGCTGTTCGCCGGACCGACCAAGGAGTTCGAGACCACGCGGGCCGCGTTCGGCGACGTGTCGGTGCTGGGCACCCAGGAGTACCTGTACGGCCTCACTCCCGGGCAGGAGGTCGAGGTCTCCCTCGAGCGCGGCGTCAAGCTTCTCGTGGGGCTCGAGGCCGTGGGCGTCCCGGACGAGCGGGGCATGCGGACCGTCATGTTCACCCTCAACGGCCAGCTGCGCCCTCTTCAGGTGCGCGACCGCTCGATCGAGGTCGATGCGTCGCTCGCCGAGAAGGCCGACCCTGCCGCGCCGGGCCAGATCGCCGCTCCGTTCGCGGGTGCGGTGACGCCCGTGGTGCACGAGGGCGAGGTCGTGGAGGCTGGGCAGACCGTCGCGACGGTCGAGGCCATGAAGATGGAGGCGGCGATCACGACGCCCGTCGGGGGCACCGTGCAGCGCGTCGCGATCGGGGCGGTCCAGCAGCTCGAGGGCGGGGACCTGGTGCTCGTCATCGTGTGA
- a CDS encoding SDR family NAD(P)-dependent oxidoreductase yields MSVTRVTDTSPGITTRTRRTSPGPRWTAALVTGGSSGVGLALARRLVADGTTVLVCGRDPGRLAAAATRLPGLRTLVADLSDPGDVARLARAAADLPGLDLVVHNAAIQLDRDWVVTTRPGATAALAHDAATELATDLGAPLHLTAELLPVLADAPRAAIVSVTSALGTVPKRSAPVYCAAKAGLSAFTTSLRYQLRAGAPHVRAVEVVLPLVDTAMTAGRGSRKITPDAAATAILSALDGRRGRVDVGAVGPLLAIHRVAPRLAARIVAD; encoded by the coding sequence ATGAGTGTAACGCGCGTTACAGATACGTCGCCCGGCATCACGACCCGCACGCGACGCACCTCCCCCGGCCCCCGCTGGACCGCAGCCCTCGTGACGGGCGGGAGCTCCGGCGTCGGGCTGGCGCTCGCCCGACGCCTCGTCGCGGACGGCACGACCGTGCTCGTGTGCGGGCGCGATCCCGGCCGTCTCGCGGCCGCCGCGACCCGGCTCCCCGGTCTGCGCACCCTGGTCGCAGATCTCTCGGACCCCGGCGACGTCGCCCGCCTCGCCCGCGCTGCGGCCGACCTGCCCGGTCTCGACCTCGTGGTGCACAACGCCGCGATCCAGCTCGACCGCGACTGGGTCGTCACGACCCGGCCCGGCGCGACCGCGGCCCTCGCGCACGACGCGGCCACCGAGCTCGCCACCGACCTGGGCGCTCCCCTGCACCTGACCGCCGAGCTCCTCCCGGTCCTCGCCGACGCCCCTCGGGCCGCGATCGTCTCCGTCACGTCGGCGCTCGGGACCGTCCCCAAGCGCTCGGCGCCGGTCTACTGCGCGGCCAAGGCGGGCCTGAGCGCCTTCACGACGTCGCTCAGATACCAGCTCCGCGCGGGCGCCCCGCACGTGCGTGCGGTCGAGGTCGTGCTCCCCCTCGTCGACACCGCGATGACGGCAGGACGCGGATCGCGCAAGATCACGCCCGACGCCGCCGCGACGGCCATCCTGTCCGCCCTCGACGGGCGCAGGGGCAGGGTCGACGTCGGCGCGGTCGGGCCGCTGCTCGCGATCCACCGGGTGGCGCCCCGCCTCGCGGCGCGGATCGTCGCCGACTGA
- the ftsR gene encoding transcriptional regulator FtsR, giving the protein MNRPARSPWGHENRFDGSSALTSRPTDEDDAEQTGEPWPQGISRRSTMRISDVLRALRTEFPSVSHSKLRFLEEQGLIDPERTPSGYRQYSPADVERLRYVLLEQRDRYLPLKVIKENLAALDAGEVVENPALRLAASDGETETTTVRQRYSVDSLASTVGVDVSLVEGLISAGVLRQAPGGQLDAWSVEVVQLAAALGEYGIEPRHLRLLRTSADRHVGLVEQVVAPWRSQQSSSARAHAGALAGEVGELFAKLHTVWLRQGVGDLTS; this is encoded by the coding sequence AACCGGTTCGACGGCAGCAGTGCGCTGACCTCCCGACCGACCGACGAGGACGACGCCGAGCAGACGGGTGAACCGTGGCCTCAGGGCATCTCCCGACGCTCCACGATGCGCATCTCGGACGTGCTGCGTGCCTTGCGCACGGAGTTTCCCAGCGTGAGCCACTCGAAGCTCCGGTTCCTCGAGGAGCAGGGGCTCATCGACCCGGAGAGGACGCCGTCGGGCTACCGGCAGTACAGTCCGGCCGACGTCGAGAGGCTGCGGTACGTCCTGCTCGAGCAGCGGGACAGGTACCTGCCCCTCAAGGTCATCAAGGAGAACCTTGCCGCGCTCGACGCCGGTGAGGTGGTGGAGAACCCTGCCCTCCGTCTGGCCGCGAGCGACGGCGAGACGGAGACCACGACCGTCCGGCAGAGATACAGCGTCGACTCGCTCGCGAGCACGGTCGGGGTGGACGTCTCCCTGGTCGAGGGGCTGATCTCGGCAGGCGTCCTGCGCCAGGCCCCGGGCGGCCAGCTCGACGCGTGGTCGGTCGAGGTCGTCCAGCTCGCGGCCGCGCTCGGGGAGTACGGGATCGAGCCGCGGCACCTGCGGCTGCTGCGCACGTCGGCCGACCGTCACGTGGGACTCGTGGAGCAGGTCGTCGCCCCATGGCGCAGCCAGCAGTCCTCGTCGGCGCGCGCGCACGCGGGAGCCCTCGCGGGCGAGGTGGGTGAGCTCTTCGCGAAGCTCCACACGGTGTGGCTCCGCCAGGGCGTGGGAGACCTCACGAGCTGA
- a CDS encoding bifunctional nuclease family protein translates to MSNEVPMVPVEVLGVRQQQGAGQEIVVLLLDPAAELVVPIIIGPREASAIAMAQAHLTAPRPMTHDLLRDVLEAVHVGLLRVEIVALDDGIFFAEMVLSTGVRVDARASDAIAVAVRTESPVMCSAEIVALAGVEIVDPEQQREMAEFRDFLEHVSPEDFGPPERGEESGER, encoded by the coding sequence GTGAGCAACGAGGTGCCGATGGTCCCGGTGGAGGTTCTCGGCGTGCGCCAGCAGCAGGGCGCCGGGCAGGAGATCGTCGTGCTGCTCCTGGATCCTGCGGCCGAGCTGGTGGTGCCGATCATCATCGGCCCGCGTGAGGCGAGTGCGATCGCCATGGCCCAGGCGCACCTGACCGCCCCTCGACCCATGACGCACGACCTGCTCCGCGACGTCCTCGAGGCCGTGCACGTCGGCCTGCTGCGGGTCGAGATCGTGGCGTTGGACGACGGCATCTTCTTCGCCGAGATGGTGCTGAGCACGGGGGTCCGGGTCGACGCCAGGGCATCGGACGCGATCGCCGTGGCCGTGCGCACCGAGAGCCCCGTCATGTGCTCGGCCGAGATCGTCGCCCTCGCCGGCGTGGAGATCGTCGACCCGGAGCAGCAGCGGGAGATGGCCGAGTTCCGTGACTTCCTCGAGCACGTTTCACCCGAGGACTTCGGTCCCCCCGAACGTGGTGAGGAGTCGGGGGAGCGGTAG